The nucleotide sequence ACCAGATACGAGCCGTACGGTAACGAGCGGTGTCGGGGTCATCGAGTGATTATGCCGGAATGAGTAACGATAAAACAGGTGAGAATCCTGTTCGCCGAAAGCCTAAGGTTTCCTGGGGAAGGCAATTCCGCCCAGGGTTAGCCGGTCCCTTAGTCGAGGCCGAAAGGCGTAGACGATGGATAGCAGGTCAACATTCCTGCGCCGGTTGTGTATCCGATGTGGGGACGGCGTCCAGAAAGTGAGCGGTACGAATAGAAATGTCCGTAGCGAAAGCTGAGAGATCCAGGGTTAAAATACTGGTGTTTATCAAGGCTTAGCTCGAGAGCGTTTAAGTTCTCGAAGTCACTGGAAGGACGTCCAAGAAAAGCCACTAGGTTAAGCAACTGACCGTACTAAAACTGACACAGGTAGGCGAGATGAGAATTCTAAGGCGCTCGGGAGAACGGTGGTTAAGGAACTCTGCAAAATGGCCCCGTAAGTTCGCGATAAGGGGCGCCCACGAGAGTGGGCCACAGAAAATCGGCTCTAACGACTGTTTATCAAAAACACAGGTCTCTGCTAACACGCAAGTGGATGTATAGAGACTGACGCCTGCCCGGTGCTGGTAGGTTAAGGAAGATTGTTAGCATTAGCGAAGCAAGCGACCGAAGCCCCAGTAAACGGCGGCCCTAACTATGAGGGTCCTAAGGTAGCGAAGTTCCTTGTCGGGTAAGTTCCGACCTGCATGAAAGGCGTAACGATTTGAGCACTGTCTCAACCACCGACCCGGTGAAATTGTAGTTGTGGTGAAGATGCCACATACCCGCGGTTAGACGGAAAGACCCCGTGAACCTTTACTGTAGGCTGATATTGGGTTGAGATATGTCTTGTGTAGGATAGCTGGGAGGCTTTGAAACCGGCACGCTAGTGTTGGTGGAGCCGTTGTTGAAATACCAGCCTGGTCATATTTTAATTCTAACGTTGATCCCTTGAATCAGGGCAACGGACAGTGTCAGTCGGGCAGTTTGACTGGGGCGGTCTCCTCCCAAAGAGTAACGGAGGAGTGCAAAGGTACACTCAGCCTGGTTGGCAATCAGGCGAAGAGCGTAAAGGTAAAAGTGTGCTTAACTGCGAGACCCATAAGTCGAGCAGATACGAAAGTAGGCCTTAGTGATCCGGTAATCCCGAATGGAAGGGTTATCGCTCATCAGATAAAAGGTACTCCGGGGATAACAGGCTTATCGCATCCGAGCGTCCACAGCGGCGATGCGGTTTGGCACCTCGATGTCGGCTCATCACATCCTGGGGGTGTAGAAGCTCCCAAGGGTTTGGCTGTTCGCCAATGAAAGTGGTACGTGAGCTGGGTTCAGACCGTCGTGAGACAGGTCGGTCCCTATCTGCCGTGGGCGTTCGAATCTTGATGGGATTCAACTTTAGTACGAGAGGATTTAGTTGGACGAAGCTCTGGTGTACCAGTTGTCGCGCTAGCGGCACGGCTGGATAGCTAACTTCGGAAAGGATAAACGCTGAAAGCATCTAAGCGTGAAGCCCGCCCAGAGATTAGGATTCGTAGACATTTGTCGAAAGCCCCCAGGAAGACGACCTGGTTGATAGGCTGGACGTGTAAGCACGGTAACGTGTTAAGCTAACCAGTACTAACGGGCAAAAGTTTGGCCATCGATATCCCGCACTCGAGAGACTGTCGGTTTTTACAAACGCTTCTCGAACGTGCTCTGCCATACTACCAAACAACTCGGCCACGGCGGCGGTGTAATATCCCCGTCGTGGTCTTTCCGGCGACTATATCGGAAAGGTTCTACCTGTTTCCATCCCGAACACAGCAGTCAAGCTTTTCGAGCCGATGATAGTGCACACCAGCGTGAAAGTAGGTATTGCCGGATTTTTTAAAAGCCTTGGATGGTTCGCCATCCAAGGCTTTTTTTATGCGCCCATCACACCGCGTACGGCTCCGCCCCCGGGCGACCCGATAGTGTGCAACCATCCGATCGATTCCTCGACTTTCGGATAAGTAGGCGGACCAGTCTTCTGTCGTCTATTGCCCCGAGGCGTAGGTTTCGAAGTTGCGCTTCTGCCCGAGGCATTGTTTTTTTGGTAACCAGACGCGTGAGCGAGGCGATGTCAACATCGTTTTCCCCTCGCTCACGCGTCGGGTTACCAAATGTGCCCCGCTTCAAAACGCGGATGCGAGTAATGAGCCGGCGAAGAACGCGGTTTCTCGCTCACGCGTCCGGTTGCCATTTGTCGCAAACCTATCCGTCTGCTTAGAAGACAACGGGCGACAGAGCTATTCAGAGAACAGTTCGTCGTTGCCCGCGATTCATCCTACGGCGCCCACCGCCTTCGCTCCCGCAACGATCGCTGCGGTTTCGATTCGCAAAATTGAATGCCCCAGTGCCAAAGCCTTGAATCCGTGGGCGGTGGCCATTGAGATCTCGGCATCAGTGAACCCACCCTCGGGACCGATAAGTACGCAGATCCGGTCACTCTTCATCCAGGCCTCTTGACTAGGTTCATCCCCTCGTGGATCCGCAATCCAACGCCAATTCTCGTCGGCACAACTCGTGAACTCCTTAAGGCCTTGGGGAGAGCTCAACTGCATCAAGTGGTTTCGCCCCGACTGCTTGCATGACTCGATGACGGTGCGGCGAAGTTTGTGCAAGGTGGACTCTGACTCGGGACGCTGTGATCTTTCCGCCGTAATCGGAATGACCGTATCGATCCCCAATTCTGTCAGACTTTCGATCATCCGCTTGCAGCGATCCCCCTTTGGAAATGCGATTCCCATCTTCACCATTCGCTGCTTCACCTGTGTTTCCGACGGCGCATGCAACAATTGACATTGGCAAGTTTTTCGGTTGACCAGGATGACCTCGGCCGTGGCAATTCGCCCGCCGCCGTCGAACAGCTGAAGCTGATCACCGGGTTTCACACGCATCACGCGGATCGCATGACTGGCCTCGGTGTCATCCAGCGAAAAATTCGCACCGGCAACTTGTGGAAGGTCCGGTTGGTAGTAGCGTCGGGTCATTGAAGTTGCTGGTCGGCAATGGGTTGCGGGCGACGATCGAACGACGGCGTGAATCGACATCGCTCGAAGATTCAAGCCGCGCGGTGGCGCGACCCGATAATGGAAGAATCGAAAAGCGCCGGACACCGCAGGCAGGAAGCCGAGATTCCGTATGGATTATCTAAAGCATTGGTCATTGCATTCCAACCCGTTTGGACGCTGTGCAGAAGTGGGGTTCTTTGCCGGAACTCCACAGCGTGAAGTGATCGCTCGGTTCCATTGCCTCGTCAGCGGGGCAATGGTGGGTGGATTATTGATGGCTGAAGACGGGTGTGGACAAACATCGTTGTTGCGTCATCTGTCGCAAAGCACGGGTTTTGGCGACACCGCAGTGCAAATGATCATGACCGCCGGTCAGGTTGATTCCCCTGATGCTCCGTGGCAGCGGATCGCGCATCAGCTTCGGTTGCAGACAACACCGTCCAAGGTGCCGGGAAAAGTGATCGATCAGATCCGCAGTCTGGGCCGGCAAGGAGTTCGCACCATTTGGATGATCGACGATTGCGACCGCCAAACCGCGGAAGTTGCCGGCGAATTGATTCGTCGTGAATCCGATTTGACCATTGTTTTGGGTGTCAACGGCGAATCAGCACGCGATTGTTGTCTTGCGTTGGGACAGGTTCCGCTGCGAATGGAATTGCCCGCGTTTTCGCTGGAAGATTCTTGTCGCTACGTCCGGTGGGCGATGGAATCGGTGGTTGCGGGAGGTCGAACAAGCGAACATTCGCTTCCCTTCACCGATACGGCACTCGTTCGCTTGCACGAATTGGGCGAAGGACGCATCGGCTGGATCGGCCGGGTAGCCGAGTTGGCTTTGATGATCGGTTCGGCCCATCAATTGAAAACAATCGACGTGGGGTTGTTGGAATCGGTGCAGTCCGAGTTGGTCCGTGCGGCGTAAACATTTGTGTCTTGGCCGAGGGCCAACCACCGCTAGAACAAAATTTACTTGGCCGTTCGCGACAAAATTCGGTGGGTGATTCCGGGAAAAATTCGGTCCGCCCAAACCAACGCTTTCCCGCCCACGCTGCAAACGACTTCGCGTCGTCGTCGTACGATTGCGTGAAACATTGCCCGGGCGACCTTTTCTGGTGGCCAAGATCCGACACTGACCGAACGCTGGGCCGGATCCGAATCGATCAGCGAATCAAAAAATTCGCTTCTTGTGGTACTCGGGCTGACCAACGTCGATCGCAGAACGGTTCCACGCAGTTCGGCACAGATCGCATCATGCCAACCATGCAGGGCGAACTTGCTGGCGCAGTATTCGCTTTTGTTGGGCACGCCACAGTGTCCAAGGACGCTTCCCACGTGGCATACGACCGGGTTTTGACCCCGCAACAGCGAAGGCAAACACCTGCGGGTCCATTCGGTGGCGGCAAAAAAGTTGACTTCCATGATGCGGCGGAGTCGGTCCGGAGAAGCGTCAATGAAAGGTCCGATGGCACCAATCCCGGCGTTATTGACAAGCAGATCCAGCTGATCGCCGCTCCAGTCCTGGACCGTTTGGATGGCCGAATCACACGTTTGGCCCAATGTGATATCGCCCGGCACCAAACGGACCGAACCCTTGGGGCAATCGTGAAGCAACTGTTCCAGTTTGTCCGCACGCCGGGCCACCGCGACGACGCGACACCCCTTGGATGTCACCAGGCGACAGAACTGATAGCCGACTCCGCTGCTTGCCCCCGTGACAATGGCGGTACTGCCATCGGGGTTCCACCGCGTCCACATTCAACAGCACTCCCAGTGAACAATCACAACGGTGGATGGAAAAAAGCCCAGGTGAAGCGGTGACGACCGAGCGAAGGCTTCAATGGTCAGGCAACTTCGCCGCTGGACCTGGGGATTTCGGTGTCAAAGGACTCATTGCCCATCGGCGGCAAATCGTGGTTGGCGGGACCCCCGATCGATTCGTCGGTGATGTCACGATCATCCTCCTTCGCAGTCAAGCCGCCGGACTCAAATCGTTGCACCGGAGTGATCTCCAAGGCCCATCGATGAACCGGGCCCATCGCCCCGGCCGGCATGCGGACGTGAATCTGCACTTTGTCCGTTTCAAAGTCGCGAGCCTTCACTTCGCCCTTGGACGCCAAGTACGCCAGAAGTTTTCCATCGGCGGGATCGGCCGTCACTTTTAGGTCCAAGAATTCCCTTCCCAGCACCTGCCCCACTGCTTCAGTCAATGCATCCATTCCTTTGCCTTGCCGCGCACTGACTGGAATTGCATTGGGGTAGCGATCAAGCACTCGATTCAACTGTATTGGTGAATCGATCATGTCAATCTTGTTCAACAACAGCAGCGTTCGCTTCTCTTCGATCCCCAATTCTTCCAAGACGGCATAGACCGATGAGATCTGTTGGAAAACGTTGGGATGACTCGCGTCGGCGACATGCAGAAGCAATTCCGCTTGCCGAGTTTCTTCCAACGTCGACTTGAAACTAGCGACCAACGAGTGTGGCAGGTCTCGGATAAACCCGACCGTATCACTCAACAGAACCGTGCCCCAACCGGGAATGGCCCAGCGACGGGTTCGGGTGTCCAGCGTTGCAAACAGCTTATCCGCGGCTTCCACGTCGGCTTCGGTCAGCCGATTCATCAACGTGCTTTTGCCGGCGTTTGTGTAGCCGACCAATGACACCGTGGGGGCTTCCTTACGCGACGCCACCTGGACTTCCCGTCGACGTTCGACCTTGGATAGTTCCGCTCTCAGGTCACGGATTCGCTTTTGCGCCAGACGCCGGTCGACTTCCAATTGTTTTTCACCGGGGCCACGCATCCCCACGCCCATGGATTGACGCGAAAGGTGCGTCCACATTCGTTTCAAACGCGGCAGCGAATACTCCAACTGCGCCAATTCGATCGCCAAGCGTGATTCATGGGTACGGGCCCCCGCGGCAAAGATGTCCAGAATCAACTCGGTTCGGTCAAGCACTTTAGCCTTGACCTCTTTTTCCAAGTTCCGCACTTGCGCGGGCGACAGGTCATTGTCGAAGATGACCACATCCGCGTCATGTTCTTGGACCAGCGTCCGCAACTCCTCGACCTTTCCTTTTCCTAAATAAGTCGAATGACTCGGATTGGGGCGTCGCTGGATCAATTCGTCCACGACTTCGGTCCCGGCGGTGATCGCCAGCCCATGCAGTTCTTCCAGTGGATCGTCATCGACCGTTTGGTCCGGCAAAATCAGCCTTGCCAGAATGCTTTTTTCCGGTTCGTCAAACGACTGGTTACGTGGTTCACGATAGGTAGAAATCGATGACTCCTGGGGTTTTCGAGGACGCCGCCATTATAGACGCGTCCGAGCATTTGGCGATGTCGCCGTCGGATACCGGTCGGCGACGCAGATACTTTTTAGACGCTTGATTCGCCCGAGGGGTTCGGACGCGCCACCCCTCGTGACGTTTCGACCGGGTATTTTGCGGCGTTTTTCACCATTTTTTGCCGCAGGGTTTGATCTAAATCCAGGTTCATCACGTTCGCCAGTGATAGCAGATAGGCCAGGCAATCCGCTATTTCCTCGCCAATTTCATCACGGTTTTCAGGTTGTCCGATGACCGCGTCTGCTTCGTCCTGTGTCAGCCACTGAAAATGCTCCATCAGTTCGGCTGCCTCGATCGACAGCGACATCGCAAGATTCTTCGGGTTATGAAACGTGAGCCATTCCCGTTCGCTGACAAAACGATCGACCACCTGTTTCAGTTCGGCGATCGTGGTGTTTTCGTCACTCATTGGAATCATTCATACAATTTGAAGTCAACGATTTCGGCCAACATGAAGGGCCGCACGACGATTTGACCGCCTCGGTGGGCACCCAGGTCTTATTGCCCAAACGGAATCGTCGCCATGACTTGGTACGTGGGGCCACCGCGATCCAGAAAGCTGGCCATCAACAGGGCGCGATCGGCGGTCATGGTTCCTAGATGAACGTCCTGCTGTGCCCGCAGGCGGCGCAGAACGTCATCGTTGGCGCGACGCGACGTCTTGCGAACACGCCCCAAGGTCAGGTGAGGCACATAGTCACGTGCCTCCGGTTTGAACCCTAATTCCGCCATGGCCTTTTCAAGCGAAGCGACCATCTGAACCAATGTTTGCGTCGGGTCATCCACCCCCGCACATAAAACGCGAGCCTTCAAATCCGAGGGCAGGGCCATGGTTCCACGAAACAACAGCGGAAACGCGTCCACTTGTGACACCACCGAACGGATCGCTTCGCAAACGACCGGCACCTGACGATTGTCCACGTCGCCCAAAAATTTCAAAGTCAGATGCAAGTTTTCCGCTGGCACCCAACGAATACCATCCTGTTCTTGCTGCAACGATCTCAGCAGTTTGACGGCCGATCGTTCGACCGGTTTTTCCAATGGAACAGCAATAAAGGATCGGATCAATTGCATCGGGCGCGGCGTGATGGACGCCGGAACTAAGTTGCGGAATACGATTGGACACGATGCAAGGCCCGCCACGCTGTCAGGCCCCAATTTGCGCATCTGTGGGTCGATCGTAACAGCTTTTGTTTTCGGACCAATCCCCGTCGATCACAGCCGAATCGACCGGGTGTCGATCCCCATCGATGGCAGGCGATACACTGTGGACCAAGCCACCTGCCCGTCAACAGCCCAGCAACCGGGGCGATTTCGTATCGGCGGCCCCATCAACCGATCGGCTTTGATGCCCAGTGATCCCAACGAAACGGTTTACGACATCCGCGGATTGACCAAGATCTATCCGATGGGCGAAGTCGAGGTCCACGCCCTGCGTGGCGTGAATCTGCGGATTCCTGAGAGTGAATTCGTTGTCTTGCTAGGCCCCAGCGGCAGCGGCAAAAGCACCTTGCTGAACATCATGGGCGGATTGGACGTTCCGACCGACGGCGAAGTCCGTTACCGCGATCTGGACATGACACGCGCGGACGCCAACCGATTGACGTGGTTCCGACGAGAATCCGTTGGTTTCGTCTTCCAGTTCTACAACCTGATTCCCAGTCTGACGGCACGCGAAAATGTCAGTCTGGTGACCGACATCGCCACCGATCCGATGACCGCCGAAGAAGCGTTGGACATTGTGGGGCTGTCCGATCGTTTGGACCATTTCCCCAGTCAGCTTTCCGGAGGACAACAACAGCGGGTGGCCATCGCCCGGGCCATCGCCAAAAGACCCGATGTCCTTTTATGCGATGAACCCACCGGTGCATTGGACGCTCATACGGGAATCACTGTTTTGGAGGCGATTTCCAACATCAATGCAGAATTAGGGACGACGACGGCCGTGATCACACACAACGCGGCGATTGGTCAGATCGCCGACCGAATTGTGTCCATGCGAGATGGTGTGATTGTCGATGAAACGCGCAATTCCACCAAAGCGCCCGTGTCATCGATGTCCTGGTGATTGGCGATGCGTAGTCTGCATCGAAAGATGTTTCGTGAACTTTGGCAAAGCAGAGGTCAATCGCTTGCCATTGCCGCAGTGATCGCCAGTGGCGTTGCGGTGTTTGTGATGTCGTTGGGAACCCTGCGATTCTTGCTGGACACACGCGACGCTTACTACGATCGCTATCGTTTCGCCGATCTATTCGTCACCGTCAATCGGGCTCCGGTGCATCTTGCCGAAACGGTCGCCTTGTTTCCCGGCGTCGCTCGCGTGCAGTCCAGAATCGTCAGCGACGTCACATTGGACGTTCCCGGCTTGGCCGAACCCGCGGTCGGTCGCATCATTTCGCTGCCAGACCGGCGGCCATTGCCGTTGAACAACCTGCACCTGAAAGACGGGCGTTTTCCCGATCCACAACGCCCGGACGAAGTTTTGGTCAGTGCGGCGTTTGTGGATGCGAACAATCTCAGAATCGGCGATCGAATCTCCGCGATCATCAACGAACGTCTTCAAGAACTGGTTGTCGTGGGTGTGGCATTGTCACCGGAATATGTTTTCGAAATTCGCGGCGGCGATCTCTTGCCCGACAACCGACGATTCGGTGTGTTGTGGCAACCCGAACGCCACGTCGAGGCCGCATTCGACATGGACGGCGCCTTCAACAGCCTTGCCATTCAAGTTCAACGCGGGGGCAATATCGAGGATATCAAAGCCAGGCTGGACCGGTTGCTTGAACCTTATGGAAGCGTCGGCGCGATCGACCGAACCCAGCAACTGTCGGCTCGCTTTCTGGATGACGAAATACGATCACTTCGCAGCACCGGATTGATTTCGCCGATCATTTTCTTGTCCGTCGCGGCGTTCCTGTTGAACTTGGTCGCATCGCGTCGGGTCGCGACGCAACGCGGCATCATCGCATCGTTGAAAGCATTCGGGTACACCAATCGCGAAATCGGATGGCACTACCTTCAACCCGCGTTGATGGTGGCGGCGATGGCCGCGGTGACCGGTTCGTTTCTCGGATACTGGATGGGCGGCGGCCTGGCAAAGTTGTACATGGAATTCTATCGGTTCCCGACCTTTGTTTACCAACCTGACTTTCGCGTCATCGCGTTGGCGATTGTGATTGCTTTGGCGGCAGCGGTGATCGGATCGTTGCGGTCGGTCTACCGTGCGATTGACTTTCAACCGGCCGAAGCGATGCGTCCCGAAGCCCCCAAGGTGTACCGTCGTTCTTGGCTGGAGCGTCTGGGGCTTTCGCATTGGTTCCCCGTGGTCGTGCGGATGATCGTGCGAACCATCGAACGCAAATCGGTCAGCGCCGCGATGTCGTCACTTGGCATCGCCGCGGCCGTGTCCGTGGTGGTGATGAGCGGTTTTTTCCAGGACGCGTTGGATGAACTGATTCGCTTTCAGTTCTGGCAATCACAGCGACATGACATTCAACTGGTGTTCACGCAAACCACATCGCCGGACGTCCTGGACGACTTGCGACACATGCCCGGGGTGCAACACGTCGAACCCATGCGTGCCGTGGCCGTTCATCTGCGGCACCGGCATCATGATTACAGGACCAGCATTTTGGGCTTGGAACCCAATGGTTTGCTTTATCGTTTGCTTCGCCCCGATGGCCAGCAGGTCACGATTCCCGATCACGGAATCGTTGTCAGCGACGCACTGGCGGAACGTTTGGATGTCCGTGCTGGAGATTTGATTCACGTTCAAGTGTTGGAGGGCCAGCGTCCGAGTCGCGATCTGGTCGTCAGCATGGTGACGAAAGAATACGCGGGCATGAACGCTTACATGGACCGTCAAACACTGAATCGCTTGATGAGCGAGACCGACGCCGTGTCGGCAGCCTTCTTGACCGTCGATTCGCGTCACCAAGCGACGCTATATCAAGACTTCAAGCAAACACCGCGAGTCGCTGCGGTGTCGGTCAAACGTGCGACTGTGGAACAGTTCGATGAAACCATCGCCAAGAATCAAAACACCATGCTTTCGTTCACATTGCTGTTTGCAGGAATCATTGCGGTCGGGGTGGTTTACAACACCGCCAGGATCGCCGTCGACGAACGCGCTCGTGAACTGGCAACCTTGCGAGTGATCGGATTCACACGCGGCGAAGTGTCGACGATCCTGTTGGGCGAACTTGCATTGATCACGCTTGCGGCGATTCCATTGGGTTGGGCGATCGGATATGGCTTCTGTTACGCGATGGTCAAAGGCTTTGAATCCGAATCCTTTCGAATCCCATTGACAATCACCGTCGCCAGTTATGCGCGGTCGGCACTGCTGGTCACGCTGGCGTCGGCAATCAGCGGCCTGATCGTGCGGCGCCGACTGGACCATTTGGACTTGGTCGACGTTTTGAAAAGCCGCGAGTAATCACCGTTTCATTTGGACGAGCCGTTTCAATTATGTCATTCGCGAAAAAGATCGTTCTGTGGTCCATCGTCCTGGCGTTGCTGGGCGGTGCCGGATATTTCGCATTGTCGCCGCGTCCCGTGATGGTCGACACCGAAGTGCTTCAAATTGGATCGTTGACCGTATCGATCGAAGACGACGGGGTCACTCGGATTCGTGAACGCTACGTCGTTTCGGCGCCTCTTTCCAGCCGATTGCTGCGTATCACCTGGGATGTAGGCGACGAAGTTCTGTCCGACCAGACCGTCTTGGCTCGCTTGGAACCGACCAACCCGCAACTGCTGGATCCGCGCGAAGTCGCCCAAGCTCAGGCACGCATCCGGGCGGCCGAACAGCGACTGGAAACGGCCAAGGCCGAACTATCGCAGTCGGAAGCCGAACTGCAGTTTGCCGAGCGAGAAATGGGCCGCCTGAGAAAGTTGCTGTCCGCCAATGCAACATCGCAAACGGAATTTGAACAAAAGGAATTGCAGTTCCGCCAACTGACCGAAAAAGTCCGCGCAGCAACGTTCGGCGTCGATATCGCGGAGTATGAATTGGAGCTTCAACGTGCCGCATTGATTCTGACCGAATCGCCCGAAGACAGCGGTAAAGCAATGGCGTTGGAGATTCGTGCGCCGATCAACGGACGGGTGCTGAGAATCTATGAAGAAAGCACGACGGTGGTCACCGCGGGCCAGCCGTTGATGGAACTTGGTGACCCCAGCGATTTGGAAGTCGTCGTCGATGTGCTATCACGCGATGCCGTTCGCATTTCCGCGGGCGATCACGTCATCATGAACCAATGGGGCGGCGCAGATCCGCTTCACGGCGTCGTGCGTCTCATCGAACCCTCAGGGTTCACCAAAGTTTCCGCACTGGGAGTCGAAGAACAACGAGTCAACGTGATCGTGGATTTCGCCGACCCAAGTGGAAACCCCGCCATGTTGGGCGACAACTTTCGCGTGGACTGCCAGATCGTGACGTGGAGTACGGACGAGACGCTGGTTGTTCCCACCAGCGCCCTTTATCGCGACGGCCCCCAATGGATGCTGTTCCGTGTCGAAGGCGGACGGGCAGTCTCAGCCGCCGTGCAAATCGGCAAAAACAATGGCATGAAAGCTGAAATCATCTCCGGTGCAAACCCTGGTGACCAAGTGATCGTCTACCCGAGTGATGAAGTATCCGATGGCGTGCTGGTCCACCAACGATAAGATTTCCGATGTCGTCCTTCCGCGTCTGTTCTTCCTCTGGTGACCAACGCTTGCCATGAAGACAAGCCCAATAGCCGACAGCGTTCCCCCGTTCCTACCGCATCCATTGTGGCGGGGTGGTCATCTACAGACGTTAGCGACGCTGCGTTCAGGCCAGTCGCCCATTTTGAGACCGATTCGCCATCTGGTTCCAACTCGCGACGACGACACCATTGTCCTACACGAAGACTTGCCTACGTTGCCGGATGATGAATCGCGACTTGATATCGCCGGGCCGACGCCGTCCGTTTTGCTGGTTCATGGTCTTTGTGGTTGCCATCGATCGTCCTACATGGTGCGGATCGCTGACCGGCTGACACGGAGAGGCATCCGAGTGTTTCGGATGGACCAACGTGGATGCGGTGCCGCAACCAAGCTTTCGAATCAAATCACCCACGCGGGCCGCAGTGATGACTGTGCCGACGCGTTGGACTACATCGCGTCGCGAACCGACGGTCCCTTGGGCGTGGCGGGGTTTTCGATGGGCGGCAACCAGGTGCTTCGGATGCTAGGACATCGATCAGAGCACCATTCGTCCGATCTTTTTGATCGACTATTTGCGGCCTTCGTTGTTGCTCCACCAGTGGACCTGGCACGCTGCAGTCGGCACATGTTGACGGGTCTGCGTCGCATCTACAGCCGGTATTTTTTAAAACGCTTGCTGCGTGGGCTTCCGCACGTCGCCCGGCGTCACCAATGGGTCGATGACTTGTTGGCGACCGCCCCACCCAAAACGCTGTGGGATTTTGACGACCGGCTGACCGCACCGCTGGCAGGATTCGAGGACGCAAGGCATTACTACGAAACCTGTTCGGCCCGCCGGGTCACCCGATCGATTCGCACGCCGACATGCTTGGTCGCCGCGATCGATGACCCGATCGTTCCGCTCACCTGTTTCCAAGGTGACCAGGCAGCAGAATTTTCAACTTCGGTCCAGCAAGTGTTGGTGCCCGGCGGTGGGCACTTGGGTTTTGTCGACCGCCGGGGAAATTGCTGGACCGACGGTGTCGCGGAGACCTATTTTTCAACCCAATTCGGGGTCGGCTCGATATCGTCGGCCACG is from Crateriforma conspicua and encodes:
- a CDS encoding efflux RND transporter periplasmic adaptor subunit; this translates as MSFAKKIVLWSIVLALLGGAGYFALSPRPVMVDTEVLQIGSLTVSIEDDGVTRIRERYVVSAPLSSRLLRITWDVGDEVLSDQTVLARLEPTNPQLLDPREVAQAQARIRAAEQRLETAKAELSQSEAELQFAEREMGRLRKLLSANATSQTEFEQKELQFRQLTEKVRAATFGVDIAEYELELQRAALILTESPEDSGKAMALEIRAPINGRVLRIYEESTTVVTAGQPLMELGDPSDLEVVVDVLSRDAVRISAGDHVIMNQWGGADPLHGVVRLIEPSGFTKVSALGVEEQRVNVIVDFADPSGNPAMLGDNFRVDCQIVTWSTDETLVVPTSALYRDGPQWMLFRVEGGRAVSAAVQIGKNNGMKAEIISGANPGDQVIVYPSDEVSDGVLVHQR
- a CDS encoding YheT family hydrolase, with protein sequence MKTSPIADSVPPFLPHPLWRGGHLQTLATLRSGQSPILRPIRHLVPTRDDDTIVLHEDLPTLPDDESRLDIAGPTPSVLLVHGLCGCHRSSYMVRIADRLTRRGIRVFRMDQRGCGAATKLSNQITHAGRSDDCADALDYIASRTDGPLGVAGFSMGGNQVLRMLGHRSEHHSSDLFDRLFAAFVVAPPVDLARCSRHMLTGLRRIYSRYFLKRLLRGLPHVARRHQWVDDLLATAPPKTLWDFDDRLTAPLAGFEDARHYYETCSARRVTRSIRTPTCLVAAIDDPIVPLTCFQGDQAAEFSTSVQQVLVPGGGHLGFVDRRGNCWTDGVAETYFSTQFGVGSISSATGEP